In Thiovibrio frasassiensis, one DNA window encodes the following:
- the modA gene encoding molybdate ABC transporter substrate-binding protein has protein sequence MVLRTLIALSVVLSSLSWVPTPARAETELLVSAAASLTESFKELTRVYGLKTPGVKVRCNFAGSGTLLQQISQGAPADLFVSADQETMDRAEKSGLLVPGSRLNFVGNSLVLITPAQMVQVTDLADLKSVKVQRIGMGNPNSVPAGRYAKAALEKQGLWQDLAPKCVMGISVKQALEYVMRGEVEAGFVFASDAVAAKERVRVAAEIPTVSPIVYPVAVVAGSSQQAEAQAFVRFLQGKEAQTILAQYGFKKP, from the coding sequence CATTGCCCTCTCCGTTGTCCTCTCTTCGCTCTCCTGGGTGCCAACCCCGGCCAGGGCGGAAACCGAGCTGCTCGTCTCGGCCGCCGCCAGCCTGACCGAGTCGTTCAAGGAGCTCACCAGGGTGTATGGACTGAAAACCCCCGGGGTGAAGGTGCGCTGCAACTTTGCCGGCTCCGGCACCCTCCTGCAGCAGATTTCCCAAGGCGCTCCGGCGGATCTCTTTGTCTCCGCCGATCAGGAGACCATGGACCGGGCGGAAAAGAGCGGGTTGCTTGTTCCCGGAAGCAGGCTCAATTTCGTGGGCAATTCCCTGGTGCTGATCACCCCGGCGCAGATGGTCCAGGTGACCGACCTTGCTGATCTCAAATCCGTCAAGGTGCAACGGATCGGGATGGGCAACCCCAACTCGGTGCCGGCGGGAAGATACGCCAAGGCGGCCCTGGAAAAGCAGGGTCTCTGGCAGGATCTGGCCCCCAAATGCGTCATGGGGATCTCGGTAAAACAGGCGCTTGAGTATGTGATGCGGGGCGAGGTGGAGGCCGGTTTCGTCTTTGCCTCCGATGCGGTGGCCGCCAAGGAGCGGGTGCGGGTGGCCGCGGAGATCCCCACCGTAAGCCCCATTGTCTACCCGGTGGCGGTGGTGGCCGGGAGCAGCCAGCAAGCGGAGGCGCAGGCCTTTGTCCGCTTTTTGCAAGGTAAAGAGGCGCAGACCATCTTGGCGCAATACGGTTTTAAGAAGCCATAG
- the modB gene encoding molybdate ABC transporter permease subunit — protein MPDLTPLWLTLRVATFATAIAFVFGVAFAWLTARFSFWGRDFLDAILTLPLVMPPTVLGYYLIVVWGRNGWLGSWLNAHFGISLMFTWQGAVLAATVVSFPLLFKSARAAFEGVSTEYEQAARILGDTELRVFFRITLPLAARGLLAGTMLAFARGMGDFGATLMVAGNIEGKTQTASMAVFDAVQAGDYTLANTLVVIMSVVCVAILVTINKLAGRGRGGR, from the coding sequence ATGCCCGATCTCACCCCCCTCTGGCTCACCTTACGGGTGGCAACATTTGCCACGGCGATCGCCTTTGTCTTTGGTGTGGCTTTTGCCTGGCTCACCGCCCGCTTCAGTTTCTGGGGCAGGGATTTTCTCGACGCCATCCTGACCCTGCCCCTGGTGATGCCGCCCACGGTTCTGGGCTATTACCTCATCGTGGTCTGGGGCAGAAACGGCTGGCTGGGCAGTTGGCTTAACGCGCATTTCGGGATCAGCCTGATGTTCACCTGGCAGGGCGCGGTGCTGGCCGCCACGGTGGTCTCCTTCCCCCTGCTCTTCAAGTCCGCCCGGGCCGCCTTTGAAGGGGTCAGTACCGAATACGAACAGGCGGCCCGCATCCTGGGCGACACCGAGCTGCGGGTCTTTTTCCGCATTACCCTGCCCCTGGCCGCCCGAGGGCTGCTGGCCGGGACCATGCTCGCCTTTGCCAGGGGTATGGGGGATTTCGGCGCAACCCTGATGGTGGCGGGCAATATCGAGGGCAAGACCCAGACCGCCTCCATGGCCGTATTCGATGCGGTGCAGGCCGGGGATTACACCCTGGCCAATACCCTGGTGGTCATCATGTCGGTGGTCTGCGTCGCCATTCTCGTCACGATCAACAAGCTGGCCGGCAGAGGGAGGGGTGGGCGATGA
- a CDS encoding ATP-binding cassette domain-containing protein, translating to MRLEVDIKKTLHSGARRFGLEAAFSSQDDLTVIFGASGSGKSLTVQAIAGLVTPEQGRIAVDGEALFDASQGINLPARARGVGYLFQDYALFPHLTVRENIGYPLKKGYRFTLLPEARNKVTEIMESFEITHLAGSYPAELSGGQKQRVALARAMIKKPSILLLDEPFSALDSMLRHRMRMELLEIRQRFAVPLVVITHDPADVEVFGDTLVVFANGRVEEVSSRKTQGVSAEEDGWRSKVCWRAQWKKENLGAEGLVAVSGG from the coding sequence ATGAGGCTTGAGGTGGATATCAAAAAAACCCTGCACTCGGGGGCGAGGCGTTTTGGACTGGAGGCGGCTTTTTCCTCCCAGGACGATCTCACCGTGATCTTCGGCGCTTCCGGCTCGGGCAAGAGCCTCACCGTCCAGGCCATTGCCGGGCTGGTCACCCCCGAGCAGGGCAGGATTGCCGTGGACGGCGAAGCGCTGTTCGATGCCTCGCAGGGGATCAATCTCCCGGCAAGAGCGCGGGGGGTGGGGTATCTCTTTCAGGACTATGCCCTCTTTCCCCATCTCACCGTGCGGGAAAACATCGGCTATCCCTTGAAGAAGGGGTACCGTTTCACTCTCCTGCCCGAGGCGCGTAACAAGGTGACGGAGATCATGGAATCCTTCGAGATCACCCATCTGGCTGGAAGCTACCCGGCGGAGTTGTCCGGGGGCCAGAAGCAGCGGGTGGCCCTGGCCCGCGCCATGATCAAGAAGCCCTCCATCCTCCTGCTGGACGAGCCGTTCTCGGCTCTCGATTCCATGCTCCGCCACCGGATGCGCATGGAGCTGCTGGAGATCCGGCAACGGTTCGCCGTGCCCCTGGTGGTCATCACCCATGATCCCGCCGATGTGGAGGTCTTTGGCGACACCCTGGTTGTTTTTGCTAACGGCAGGGTGGAAGAGGTCAGCAGCCGCAAGACCCAAGGGGTGTCGGCGGAGGAGGATGGCTGGCGGAGTAAGGTGTGTTGGCGGGCGCAGTGGAAGAAGGAAAATCTTGGTGCCGAGGGTTTGGTGGCGGTGTCAGGGGGTTGA
- a CDS encoding type II toxin-antitoxin system Phd/YefM family antitoxin, which translates to MLQTTYSKARETLASLCDEVTENREIVVITRRKGGSVAMIAADELVSLVETTHLLRSPANAERLLAALNRALKREGEPSTVAELRKETGLEG; encoded by the coding sequence ATGCTCCAGACAACGTATTCCAAGGCCAGGGAAACATTAGCCAGCCTGTGTGACGAGGTCACCGAGAATCGGGAGATCGTCGTTATCACTCGCCGCAAGGGCGGCAGTGTCGCCATGATCGCGGCCGACGAACTGGTGAGCCTTGTGGAAACCACCCATCTGCTACGTTCTCCGGCAAACGCCGAACGGCTGCTGGCCGCACTCAACCGCGCCCTCAAGCGCGAAGGGGAGCCGTCCACCGTCGCGGAACTCCGCAAGGAAACAGGACTTGAAGGGTAA
- a CDS encoding Txe/YoeB family addiction module toxin → MKGKPREAVFQKEFREDMRHWVETDRKVALRAFSLIEAIMRDPFSGIGKPEPLKYLAPGTWSRRLTQEHRLVYLVRDDRIDFLQARYHY, encoded by the coding sequence TTGAAGGGTAAACCCCGCGAGGCGGTCTTTCAGAAAGAGTTCCGCGAGGATATGCGGCACTGGGTTGAAACCGACCGCAAGGTGGCGCTGCGGGCCTTTAGCCTGATCGAGGCCATCATGCGCGATCCTTTCTCCGGGATCGGTAAGCCGGAACCCCTCAAGTATCTTGCTCCCGGCACATGGTCCCGCCGTTTAACCCAAGAACACCGCCTCGTCTACCTCGTCCGTGACGACCGAATCGATTTTCTTCAAGCACGCTATCATTACTGA
- a CDS encoding SIR2 family protein: MTKDLLRLRAHLSKSNNGTSILFTGAGFSFGSKNIKGEMPRDSINLSRQICKIAEIDEDDDLYYSSEYYLDNKPPNKLVDLLKSEYSIKEVSKFHELIARKSWRRVYTTNYDRVFEIASNNVGKVCESVSISSAPSQYSQNNQCVHLNGTIENLTKDALSEEFKLSDSSYVTPETLNNSKWKSTFSVDIEHASAIFFVGYSMYDLDIKRIIKNDIDVKSKTFFIVKPGEDKKEIFKLSKYGSVLDIGIDEFAKLVSEIIADDTSAQSDDLEFFSKFTITERIKEPTDNQIIELFFKGKLLQSEIFTSVTDESNYLIKRIDVDKNAQLVADGKNFLVIGEIACGKTIYIKQLSSIICSQGKDVFFLTNEEGDYKRDVTIINDISPSPIFIIDNAFRHEDVIKDLYAFFGGRATFVLAGRTDFIERTKIALANIDLNFFEEDFDHLCSDEISNLNRICNFIGYWGVKNSWSNNKKERYLSETCEGKFSSILLEFFKSEYVRNELDKFLSDLRNTKNKNRDVIFVIILLGMLPFSPRKSLVSDICGNEQIYSSEFSNNQIVKTLLTFKDGHVEISSGILSKYILNKYFSGREIVDKMIDIIAHFETIKKTSQVNDSVFKELLRFKNVNFMLPDDNRGSNLRTFFNNLKSTLSWLDRSPHFWLQYGMANMFINDFSMAKQYFENAYGTAENTPYYDTKYIDNQMARWHLEFGLTKTKPSDVFDHLQAAYKLLSSQDIDYYFCKQARFFEEYFKGFYQNFTNRNKANFQNMCEKIIARFSKSKGFIERHHGAYTDECEAMFVSILNEIKPPKK; the protein is encoded by the coding sequence ATGACAAAAGATTTATTAAGACTACGAGCACACCTAAGCAAATCCAACAATGGCACGTCAATTTTGTTTACAGGTGCAGGATTTTCTTTTGGTTCGAAAAACATTAAAGGAGAAATGCCAAGAGACTCTATAAACTTATCTAGACAAATATGCAAAATTGCCGAAATTGACGAAGATGATGATTTATATTATTCATCTGAATATTATTTGGACAATAAGCCACCCAACAAGTTGGTTGATCTTTTGAAATCTGAGTATTCGATAAAAGAAGTATCTAAATTTCATGAATTAATTGCAAGAAAAAGCTGGCGGAGAGTTTATACAACTAATTATGATCGTGTGTTTGAAATTGCCTCAAACAACGTTGGCAAAGTTTGTGAAAGTGTCAGCATATCTTCAGCGCCATCACAGTATAGCCAGAACAATCAATGCGTCCACCTAAACGGAACAATAGAAAATTTAACCAAAGATGCCCTGTCTGAAGAGTTCAAATTATCCGACTCTTCTTATGTTACTCCAGAAACGCTAAACAACTCTAAATGGAAAAGTACTTTCTCAGTTGATATTGAGCATGCATCTGCAATATTTTTTGTCGGATACTCAATGTATGATTTGGACATAAAAAGAATCATAAAAAATGATATTGATGTTAAAAGCAAGACTTTTTTCATTGTCAAACCCGGCGAAGACAAGAAGGAAATTTTCAAATTATCTAAGTATGGATCTGTCCTTGATATTGGGATCGATGAATTCGCAAAATTGGTTTCAGAGATAATCGCTGACGATACCTCGGCGCAATCCGATGATTTAGAATTTTTTAGCAAATTCACCATTACCGAGAGAATAAAAGAACCTACAGACAATCAAATTATAGAACTTTTTTTCAAAGGGAAATTGCTTCAATCGGAGATATTTACATCTGTTACTGATGAGTCAAATTATTTGATCAAAAGAATTGATGTTGATAAAAATGCACAACTTGTTGCTGATGGTAAAAACTTTTTGGTCATCGGCGAAATAGCCTGCGGTAAAACAATTTATATAAAACAATTATCGTCAATTATATGCAGTCAAGGTAAAGATGTGTTTTTTCTCACAAATGAAGAAGGCGACTACAAAAGAGACGTAACTATTATAAACGACATCTCACCATCTCCAATATTTATAATCGATAATGCATTTCGGCATGAAGATGTCATCAAAGATTTGTATGCTTTCTTTGGAGGTAGAGCCACTTTTGTTTTGGCTGGCCGAACAGATTTCATAGAACGCACGAAAATTGCATTAGCCAATATTGATTTGAATTTTTTCGAAGAAGACTTTGACCATCTGTGTAGTGACGAAATTTCAAATTTGAATAGGATATGCAATTTTATAGGTTATTGGGGGGTAAAAAACTCGTGGTCAAACAACAAAAAAGAAAGATATTTGTCAGAAACATGTGAAGGTAAATTTTCTTCAATATTATTAGAATTTTTTAAATCAGAATATGTTCGCAACGAGCTTGATAAATTCTTATCTGATTTGCGTAACACTAAAAACAAAAATCGCGATGTGATTTTTGTAATTATCTTATTAGGAATGCTCCCTTTTTCCCCTAGAAAGTCACTTGTTTCAGACATATGCGGAAATGAACAAATATATAGTTCTGAATTTTCAAATAATCAAATCGTTAAAACTCTTCTAACTTTTAAGGATGGCCATGTCGAAATAAGCTCTGGAATCTTATCAAAATATATTCTTAATAAATATTTCTCAGGAAGAGAGATTGTGGACAAAATGATTGATATCATTGCTCATTTTGAAACAATCAAGAAAACTAGCCAAGTTAACGACAGTGTGTTTAAGGAATTACTGAGATTTAAAAATGTTAACTTTATGCTCCCAGATGACAATCGAGGCTCAAACTTAAGGACTTTCTTCAACAACTTAAAATCAACCTTAAGTTGGCTAGATAGAAGTCCACACTTTTGGTTACAATATGGCATGGCCAACATGTTCATAAATGATTTTTCGATGGCTAAACAATACTTCGAAAACGCATATGGAACTGCAGAGAACACACCTTATTATGACACCAAATATATTGATAACCAAATGGCAAGATGGCATTTGGAATTTGGTTTAACGAAAACAAAACCTTCAGATGTATTCGACCACTTACAGGCTGCATACAAGCTACTTTCTTCGCAAGATATTGATTATTATTTCTGTAAGCAAGCGAGATTTTTCGAAGAATACTTCAAGGGTTTCTATCAAAACTTCACTAATAGAAATAAGGCTAATTTTCAAAATATGTGTGAAAAAATTATTGCAAGGTTTTCAAAATCAAAAGGCTTTATTGAGCGTCATCATGGTGCTTATACTGATGAGTGTGAAGCAATGTTTGTATCCATATTAAATGAAATTAAACCTCCTAAAAAATAA
- the selA gene encoding L-seryl-tRNA(Sec) selenium transferase: protein MATKFESAGKPAASTQRLLQAIPKVDEFLGWLDPALDAPAFLVKSTVRQLLESLRQEILKGGAIKPADLSQAALLPRLHKLLAARLRPNFRTVINGTGVVIHTNLGRSLLPEVAMESLLAVGSRYSNLELDLATGKRGSRYSLVEEILCELTGAEAGLVVNNNAAAVMLVLDTLAKEREVIVSRGQLVEIGGSFRIPEVMSRTGAKLVEVGATNRTHLRDYENAISEETALLLKVHTSNYRMIGFTSEVPLTELVTLAGKHTLPVMEDLGSGCLLDLSRFGLRKEPTVGEVVRAGVDVVTFSGDKLLGGPQAGIILGKKEIIAQIKQNPMTRALRIDKFTLAGLEAVLRLYFDEEQAIAAIPTLAMLAMPLAVIDRKAKRLRRLIGKELGSVCKVELKNITSMVGGGSLPEQPLPSRAVALAPLDRSVNELEKGLRELSLPVLGRIEDDWLLLDLRTVADKEIPLLANCLKEVFEAKNT, encoded by the coding sequence ATGGCCACAAAATTCGAGTCCGCCGGAAAACCGGCAGCTTCCACCCAACGGTTGCTTCAGGCTATTCCCAAAGTTGACGAATTTCTAGGCTGGCTGGACCCGGCTCTTGATGCGCCAGCTTTTCTGGTGAAAAGCACGGTGCGGCAGTTACTGGAGTCGCTCCGGCAGGAGATCCTCAAGGGCGGAGCGATCAAGCCCGCTGATCTGAGCCAGGCAGCCCTGCTGCCCCGCTTGCACAAGCTGCTTGCAGCCAGGCTCCGTCCCAATTTCCGCACCGTGATCAACGGCACCGGCGTGGTGATCCATACCAACCTCGGCCGCTCCCTGCTGCCCGAGGTGGCCATGGAGAGCCTGTTGGCCGTGGGCAGCCGTTATTCCAATTTGGAGCTTGATCTGGCCACCGGCAAACGGGGCAGCCGCTACAGTCTGGTGGAGGAGATCCTCTGCGAGCTGACCGGGGCGGAGGCCGGGTTGGTGGTCAACAACAATGCCGCCGCGGTGATGCTGGTGCTGGACACCCTGGCCAAGGAGCGCGAGGTCATCGTCTCCCGTGGCCAGCTGGTGGAGATCGGCGGCTCCTTCCGGATCCCCGAGGTGATGAGCCGCACCGGGGCCAAGCTGGTGGAGGTGGGCGCCACCAACCGCACCCATCTCCGCGATTATGAAAATGCGATCAGCGAGGAAACCGCCCTGCTCCTCAAGGTGCACACCAGCAACTACCGGATGATCGGCTTTACCTCCGAGGTTCCGCTTACTGAGCTGGTCACGCTGGCTGGTAAGCACACCCTGCCGGTGATGGAGGATCTGGGCAGCGGCTGTCTCCTGGATCTTTCCCGCTTCGGCTTGCGCAAGGAGCCCACGGTCGGCGAGGTGGTCCGGGCCGGGGTCGATGTGGTGACCTTCAGCGGCGACAAGCTGCTGGGCGGCCCCCAGGCCGGGATCATTTTGGGCAAGAAAGAGATCATCGCCCAGATCAAGCAAAACCCCATGACCCGGGCGCTGCGTATCGACAAATTCACCCTGGCCGGGCTGGAGGCGGTGCTGCGGCTCTATTTCGATGAAGAACAGGCCATTGCCGCCATCCCCACCCTGGCCATGCTGGCCATGCCCTTGGCGGTCATCGACCGGAAGGCCAAGCGCTTGCGCCGCTTGATCGGTAAGGAGCTTGGCTCGGTCTGCAAGGTGGAGCTGAAGAATATTACCTCCATGGTGGGCGGCGGCTCGCTGCCGGAACAGCCCCTGCCCAGCCGGGCGGTGGCCCTTGCTCCCCTGGACCGGAGTGTCAATGAATTGGAAAAGGGCTTGCGGGAGTTGTCCCTGCCGGTGCTCGGCCGCATCGAGGACGACTGGCTGCTCCTTGATTTGCGTACCGTGGCGGACAAGGAAATCCCGCTGTTGGCCAACTGTTTGAAAGAAGTTTTCGAGGCGAAGAATACATGA
- a CDS encoding tetratricopeptide repeat-containing diguanylate cyclase gives MTIPLLFVAGPLIPADLHRFSTLFTKTAFDFFPCESAELIPLGEGEGKPPVELKAGLKLIRDNHLPVVDPEREELLLPIWGGETLCGLLVVRGGESQLYGMPLVWLDEQSHIISREFYLLKQSCQDPGTGLVNGFHLRGELEALLQEAAEAGALVVPATLALLEVYPRTRDADRSLRYIVRAGSCLASMLGEDMHLHHLGAGIFGLLWYGLDMEQARQMGDSLLLRLKRENFVTARLGITTVTPHDPEESGAPEQLLEQAWQALRTARLRGPFSLCGHVTARDIELHPFRKTSESVLRKLRALYRGKNRFSLVLVRMDQEPASNHFSKRLRTLVGQDQGLVLVSQREAFLFLDGLDGEAARAWLKEFRDKMEGIGGSSFSMGVATFPFHDFKKSDLPLNCRKALQHATFFGPDSLAVFDAVSLNISGDIYYNEGDLVKALGEYRQGLLLEPGNVNILNSMGVANIQLNRPKGARACFQKALGVAPENCMALFNLGFIYLEDGEPTEALALWERALAVDGDQPDLLQHLGMLYCRQGRYGEGRAALEGCEKLMRKKSSLGGEPMVVARWLGRACEALGDNGSAIAAYQRAVSGNPRDAGSLSRLGHLYAVEKQGQDIALALCGQAVELDGGKADHWYRFAQVQEMSQDQEGAMQSLSECLRLDPRQAKAALLLGRIFVQQGKPAKARKLYKKVLRYSPEFGPAQEALAALS, from the coding sequence ATGACCATCCCCCTCCTGTTTGTGGCCGGGCCTCTGATCCCTGCCGATCTGCACCGCTTTTCCACCCTGTTCACCAAGACCGCTTTTGATTTTTTCCCCTGTGAGAGCGCGGAGCTGATCCCCTTGGGCGAAGGGGAGGGCAAGCCGCCGGTCGAGCTGAAGGCGGGCCTCAAGCTGATTCGTGACAACCATCTGCCCGTGGTTGATCCGGAGCGAGAGGAGCTGCTCTTGCCCATCTGGGGCGGGGAAACACTCTGCGGGCTGTTGGTGGTCCGGGGCGGGGAGTCCCAGCTCTACGGGATGCCCCTGGTCTGGCTTGACGAGCAGAGCCATATCATCTCCCGGGAATTTTATCTGCTCAAGCAGAGCTGCCAGGATCCGGGTACCGGTTTGGTGAACGGCTTCCATCTTCGCGGTGAGCTTGAGGCTTTGCTGCAGGAAGCGGCGGAAGCCGGAGCACTCGTGGTCCCGGCCACCCTTGCCCTGCTTGAGGTGTATCCGCGCACCCGCGATGCCGACCGGAGTCTCCGCTATATCGTGCGGGCCGGCAGCTGTCTGGCCTCCATGCTCGGCGAGGATATGCATCTCCACCATCTCGGCGCCGGGATTTTCGGTCTGCTCTGGTATGGCTTGGACATGGAACAGGCCCGCCAGATGGGAGATTCGCTGCTCCTGCGGCTTAAGCGGGAAAATTTTGTCACGGCCCGTCTCGGCATCACCACCGTTACGCCCCATGATCCCGAGGAGAGCGGGGCCCCGGAACAACTTCTCGAGCAGGCGTGGCAGGCCCTGCGCACCGCCCGTTTGCGGGGGCCTTTCTCTCTCTGCGGCCATGTCACCGCCCGGGATATTGAATTGCACCCCTTTCGGAAAACCTCGGAATCGGTGCTCAGGAAATTGCGCGCGCTCTATCGCGGGAAAAACAGGTTCTCCCTGGTCTTGGTCCGCATGGATCAGGAGCCGGCCAGCAACCATTTCTCCAAACGGCTCAGAACCCTGGTCGGCCAGGATCAGGGGTTGGTGCTGGTCAGCCAGCGGGAGGCGTTTCTCTTCCTCGATGGGCTCGATGGCGAGGCGGCCCGAGCCTGGCTCAAGGAGTTCCGCGACAAGATGGAGGGTATCGGCGGCAGCTCCTTTTCCATGGGGGTGGCGACCTTTCCCTTTCACGACTTTAAAAAATCGGACTTGCCCCTGAACTGCCGGAAGGCGTTGCAACATGCCACCTTTTTCGGCCCGGATTCCCTGGCGGTTTTTGATGCGGTCAGCCTCAATATCAGCGGCGATATCTATTATAACGAAGGCGATCTGGTCAAGGCCCTTGGCGAATACCGGCAAGGTCTGCTGCTTGAGCCGGGCAATGTGAACATCCTCAACAGCATGGGGGTTGCCAACATCCAGCTCAATCGGCCCAAGGGGGCTCGGGCCTGTTTCCAAAAGGCGCTTGGGGTTGCGCCGGAAAATTGCATGGCCCTGTTCAATCTGGGTTTTATCTATCTGGAAGACGGGGAACCTACAGAGGCGCTGGCGCTCTGGGAAAGGGCGCTGGCTGTAGACGGCGACCAGCCCGATCTCTTGCAGCATCTTGGCATGCTCTATTGCCGGCAGGGACGATATGGAGAGGGGCGTGCGGCCTTGGAGGGTTGTGAGAAGCTGATGCGGAAGAAGTCTTCCTTGGGCGGAGAGCCCATGGTGGTGGCGCGCTGGCTTGGACGGGCCTGCGAGGCCTTGGGGGACAATGGTTCGGCCATTGCTGCCTACCAGCGTGCGGTGAGCGGCAATCCCAGGGACGCCGGTTCGTTGAGCAGGCTTGGCCACCTCTATGCCGTGGAAAAACAGGGGCAGGATATCGCCCTTGCCCTGTGTGGTCAGGCGGTTGAACTGGACGGGGGCAAGGCAGACCACTGGTATCGCTTTGCTCAGGTGCAGGAGATGAGCCAGGATCAGGAGGGGGCAATGCAGTCCCTGAGCGAATGTTTGCGCCTGGACCCGCGTCAGGCCAAAGCAGCATTGTTGCTGGGTCGGATCTTCGTGCAGCAGGGCAAGCCTGCCAAGGCCAGGAAGCTCTATAAGAAGGTGTTGCGGTACTCCCCGGAGTTTGGTCCGGCGCAAGAGGCGTTGGCAGCTCTTTCCTGA
- a CDS encoding TIGR00730 family Rossman fold protein: MRVTKAGVVDERQQYSLDSFQVGDSWRLFRIMSEFVEGFDTLASIGRPAVSIFGSARTSPDNRYYQLAEQIAQDLAMAGYGIITGGGPGIMAAANKGAAMAEGLSIGLNINLPFEQEPNPFTNVPLSFKYFFVRKVMFIKYSMAFIGMPGGFGTMDELFESLTLIQTRRVKRFPVILVGSDYWGGLVDWIKERLLAENYISEDDLLYFQVMDDPDEVVKYIKRTVVL, encoded by the coding sequence ATGAGAGTGACCAAGGCTGGGGTTGTCGATGAGCGGCAACAGTATTCGCTGGATAGTTTTCAGGTCGGGGATTCCTGGCGGTTGTTTCGGATCATGAGTGAGTTTGTCGAGGGTTTTGATACCCTGGCCAGCATCGGGAGGCCTGCGGTGTCGATCTTTGGTTCTGCTAGAACCAGCCCGGATAACCGGTACTATCAACTGGCCGAACAGATCGCCCAGGATCTGGCCATGGCCGGGTACGGGATCATCACCGGTGGCGGTCCCGGGATCATGGCGGCAGCCAACAAAGGGGCGGCCATGGCTGAAGGACTTTCCATCGGCCTCAACATCAACCTGCCCTTTGAGCAGGAGCCCAACCCCTTTACCAATGTGCCGCTCAGCTTCAAGTATTTCTTCGTGCGCAAGGTGATGTTCATCAAGTATTCCATGGCTTTTATCGGCATGCCCGGCGGTTTTGGCACCATGGACGAGCTGTTCGAGTCCTTGACCCTGATCCAGACCAGGCGGGTCAAGCGCTTTCCGGTCATTCTGGTGGGCTCTGATTACTGGGGCGGGTTGGTGGATTGGATCAAGGAACGGCTGTTGGCGGAAAATTATATCAGCGAGGACGATCTCCTCTATTTTCAGGTCATGGATGACCCGGATGAGGTGGTGAAATACATCAAGCGCACCGTGGTGCTGTAA